Proteins encoded in a region of the Tachyglossus aculeatus isolate mTacAcu1 chromosome 11, mTacAcu1.pri, whole genome shotgun sequence genome:
- the TAGLN gene encoding transgelin: MANKGPSYGMSREVQSKIEKKYDEELEERLVEWIVMQCGADVGRPDRGRLGFQVWLKNGVILSKLVNSLHPDGSKPVKVPDNPPSMVFKQMEQVAQFLKAAENYGVTKTDMFQTVDLFEGKDLAAVQRTLMALGSLAVTKNDGHYRGDPNWFMKKAQEHKRDFSDSQLQEGKHVIGLQMGTNRGASQAGMTGYGRPRQIIS; the protein is encoded by the exons ATGGCGAACAAAGGCCCTTCCTACGGCATGAGCCGCGAGGTGCAGTCCAAGATCGAGAAAAAGTACGACGAGGAGCTGGAGGAGCGCCTGGTGGAGTGGATCGTCATGCAGTGCGGGGCCGATGTGGGCCGCCCCGACCGCGGACGCCTGGGCTTCCAGGTCTGGCTGAAGAACGGCGTG ATCCTGAGCAAGCTGGTGAACAGCCTGCATCCCGACGGCTCCAAGCCGGTGAAGGTGCCCGACAACCCGCCCTCCATGGTGTTCAAGCAGATGGAGCAGGTGGCACAGTTCCTGAAGGCCGCCGAGAACTACGGCGTCACCAAGACCGACATGTTCCAGACTGTGGACCTGTTTGAAG GCAAGGACCTGGCAGCAGTGCAGCGGACCCTGATGGCCCTGGGCAGCCTGGCCGTGACCAAAAACGACGGGCACTACCGCGGGGACCCCAACTGGTTCATGAA GAAAGCGCAGGAACACAAGCGGGACTTTTCGGACAGCCAGCTGCAGGAGGGCAAGCACGTCATCGGTCTGCAGATGGGCACCAACAGGGGCGCTTCCCAGGCGGGCATGACAGGCTACGGGAGACCCCGGCAGATCATCAGCTAG